CTGACAGCCCGGCGCCTGGACAACAGTGACAATGGTCAGATCCTGGCCGCCATGGGCCTGCGTATGAGCCTCGACCAGTTGCTCAACCGCAACCGCGGGCTGATCGAGGCCAAGGCCGCTCTGAGCCTGGATGGCCAGACCCTGGACAACAGCGCGGGGCGCCTGCTCAGCGGCCAGGACCTGCGTCTCGGCCTGGGCGGCGACCTGACGAACGAGCAGGGGCTGATCAGCAGCGAAGGCCGGCTCGACGTCGGCAGCGCCAGCCTGGGCAACACCGGCGGCAGCCTGTCGAGTGCCGGCGTGCTCAAGGTCGACAGCCGTGGCGCGCTGGGCAACCAGGGCGGGCAACTGCTCAGCGACAGCGGCATCGAACTGCGCAGCGCCAGCCTCGACAACCGCCAGCAAGGCGTGATCAGCGGCAAGGGCACCGTGGGGGTGACCACCGGAGCGTTCGATAACAGCCAGGGCGGGCGCCTGAACAGCGGCGACAGCCTGGACCTCTCGGCCGGCCAGGTCAGCAACCGCAGCGGTGGCAGCATCGGCAGCGCCAAGGCCCTGACCGCCAATGTCGCCAGCCTCGACCAGGCGAGCGGCAAGCTGTTCAGCAACACCAGCCTGACCCTCGACCTGAACCAGGGCCAGTTGAATAACCAGGGCGGCCTGATCAATGCCCCCGCGCTGTTGCTGCGCAACCTCAAGGGCGTCGACAACCAAGGAGGCGAGATCTCCAGTGCCCAGGCCTTCAGCCTCGCGGCCGAGCGCCTCGACAACAGCAACGGCAAACTCCTCGGCAACCAGGGCGTGACCCTGCGGGTCGATCAGGCCTTGACCAACCTCAAGGGGCAGATCGCGGCGGCGGCCCTCGATGTGCGGGCCGCCAGCCTGGACAACGCCGAGGGCAGCCTTAACAGCCGCAGCGACCTGAAACTGAATGTCGCAGGGCTGCTGAGCAACCGGAACAAAGGCCTGATCAACGCGGCACAGGACCTGACGCTGGCCAGCGCCGACCTGGACAACCAGGGCGGCACCGTGCTCGGCGGCCGTGCCGCGACCCTCGACGCAATGGCGTTGAACAACAGTGGCAACGGCCTGATCAACAGCCAGGGCACCCTGGACTTGACCGCCAGCAGCCTGGACTCCTCCAGCGGCGGCGAGGTTTCGGCCAAGGGCGGGATCAGCCTGAAGCTCGGCCGCTTGACCCAGAACGGCGGGCGCCTGCTGGGCGACAGCACCGTGCGCCTGGACCTGGCCGGCGGCGACCTCGACAACCGCAACGGCTTGCTGAGCGCGAAAGGCCCGCTGAGCATCGAACGCCTGCGCGACCTGGACAACCAGGCAGGCGAAATCTCCAGCGGCCAGAGCTTCGACCTCGTGGCGCGCACGCTGAACAATAACGCTGGCCAGTTGATCAGCAACGGCCAGTTGGGAGTGCGTGGCGACACGCTGCTCAACCAGGGCGGCCTGATCTCGGGCTGGCAGGGGCTGACCGTCAACGGCGGCAGCCTCGACAACCGTAGCAGCGGCACGCTGTCCAGCCGCAGCGGCGATCTCACGGTGAACCTCGGCGGGGCGTTGCTCAACAGCGGCGCCGGTGCGCTGGTCAGCCAGAAAGCGCTGACCGTCAACGCGGCCAGCCTGGATAACCGCGCGGGCATCCTGTCCAGCGGCGCGGGCCAGCAACTGACCGTCGACGGCCTGCTGAACAATGCCCAGGGCGGTTCGATCGACAGCGGCATGACCCTGACGTTGCGCGCCATGGCCTTGAACAATGGCGGCAGCATCGGCGCCAGGCAGGCCCTGAGCCTGACCGGCACCACCCTGGATAACTCCGGCGGCAGCCTGGCCAGCAACGGCGCGGTGAACCTCGACCTGCTCGGCAACCTGACCAATACCAACGGCAAGCTGGCCAGCGGCGGCCCGCTGGTCATCAGCCGCAGCAACCGGATCGACAACCAGGGCGGGCAACTGGTCAGCCAGGGCCTGTTGAGCGTGCTGACCGGTGGCCTGGATAACCGCAATCGCGGCACCGTCGCGAGTTCCGACAACCTGCTCCTCAACACCTCCGGGGCGGTGCAGAACAGCGGCGACGGCCTGATCTACAGCCAGAACGGCAACCTGCAACTCAACGCCGCGAGCCTGGCCAACGCCAGGGGCACGGTGCAAAGCCAGGGCGCGCTGACCCTGGCGGTGAACGGCGATATCGACAACCAGAGCGGCCGGTTGCTGGCCAGCAACGGCGACCTCGTGGTCACTGCCAACAACCTGGACAACCGTGGCGGAACCCTCGCCAGCCTCAAGGGCGCGCTCGACGTGCGGATCGTCGGGGTACTGAAAAACGGCTACGACCTGGGCAATAACCGCCAGGGCGGCATCGCCCAGGCCGAGCGCCTGAGCCTTAGCGCGCTGGGCGGCATCGATAACTACGGCGGGCGTATTTCCGCCCAGAGCGGCGACGCCCTGGTCACCACCGCCAACTTCGACAACCGCAACGGCGGCCTGTATGCCAAAGGGCTGGTCAAGGTCAGCGCCAATGACTTCGACAACAGCGGCGACAACGACGGCCAGATCGCCGGCAACCGCATCGACCTCAACCTCAATGGGCACCTGAACAACCGCCTGGGCATCATCGAGAGCGACAGCAGCCTCAGCGTGCGCGCGGCCAGCCTCGACAACCAGACCGGCCAGCTGCGGGCCCTGGGCACTAGCGGCAAGACCGACTTGCAGATCGGCGGCCTGTTCGACAACCGCAACGGCACGCTGGAAAGCGCCAACAGCGACCTGACCCTCAACGCCGCGAGCTTGCAGAACCAGGGCGGTAGCGTGCTGCATGTGGGCAGCGGCACCTTCGATATCTCCACCGCCAACCTGACCCAGGCCGGTGGCAGCCTCGTTACCCGTGGCGGGCTGACACTCGCGGCCGACAGCTGGACCAACAGCAGCGTGATCCAGGCCGGGCGCCTGACGATCAATGTCAACCACCTGACCCAGACCGGCAGCGGGCAGTTGCTAGCCTCCACCAGCCTGACGGGCACCGGCGGCAACTGGGTCAACGACGGCCTGATTGCCAGTGACGGCACGGCCAGCCTGACGCTGGGCGGCAGCTACAGCGGCAACGGACGCTACAGCAGCCTGGGCGACCTGGGGCTGGCGGCCGGCTCGGTGGGCCTGGGGCTGGCGGGCAGTGTCGCCAGCGGCGGCACTGCCACGATCAATGTCGGCGGCCCGCTCACCAACTATGGGCGGCTGACCTCGGCGGCGGGGATGCAGCTCAATGCCGGCTCCATCAACAACTTCGGGACCCTGGGCGGCAGTGGCGACCTGCGACTCGGCACGGCGAGCCTGCTGAACCAGAACGGCCTGGTTTTCAGCGGTGGCGACATGAGCTTGAACGTCGCCAACCTGACCAACCAGAACGGCGATCTGTACGGCCTCGGCAACGTGACGATCGGCGGCTATGGCGGCGCGGCCAGGGCCGCGGTGGTGGAAAACATTTCCGGATCGATGGAAAGCCTGGGCAACTTCGCGCTCAACGCCGACGCGTTCCGTAACCGCACCGATGGCGCGGTGGCGTCGGGCAGCCGGAAGCTGAAGTCGGGGTTCATCGCCAACATATGCAATGACTGCAAAGGGGGCAGCTACACCTTCACGCTGTCGGCCCGTGAAATCTACGAAAGCATGGATAACGACACCAGCGCCTCGGCGGTACTGACTGCCGGCAAGGATTTCGTCTTCCAGGGCGGCAGCTTTCTCAACAGCAAAAGCACCATCAGCGCGGGCGGCAATATCAACATCACCGCCGACAGTTTGCAGAACATCGGCGCGCAGAACGGGACCATCGAGCGCACGCGTCTTTACAAGGTCTACGGCATGGGCTCGGGCGCCACCGGGCAGTTTTTCTCCGATGTAGTGATGCCTTACAACCAGCGCAACAACCCCGATTTCCCTTATGTGTATTACCTGGACCTGGCAGACAATATTCATAAGGCGATCCCTAAGTCGACACGTTACAGAGAGGGGGGGCGAGACGGCGAATCGTATGCCGTGGTGTCGCTCAAAGACGCGGACACGGGGGCAACCGTCGATACACGTGGCGTCTATAACATCGTGCTGTCTGGCCTGAAATACGGCTTCGAGAACAACACGCCCTCCCTCTACGACCCGAACAACCTGCTTGAACTGCCGAGTCAGTTGTCCCAGTACACACTGCTCAGCGATGTCGAGGTGGCCAAGGACAGCAGCGGTGCCGCCAGTACGGCAGGCAGCCGCAATGCGGTGATCCAGGCCGGCGGCAACGTTTCGATCACCGCCGCCAAGGATCTGCAGAACAGCGTCATCCACCAGGACTACAGCGTCGCCGGTGGTACCAACAAGGTCGTGGATACCCGGGTGAGCGGTACCGGCACCACGGTGGTCAGGATCAATAGCCAGCTGCCGCCCGACCGGGCCCAGCAACAAGTCAACCCGCTGAGCCTGCCCGGCTTTAGCTTGCCGACGGGAGCAAACGGCCTGTTCCGCCTGAGTGCGCAGGGAGGCGCGGAGCGGCAGGCGACCCAGGCCGCTACCGGCCCGCAGAACTGGACCCTGGGCAGCGCCTCGGTCAGCAGCGTGCAGCGTCAACAGAACCTGCCGGATATCCAGGCGCGCAGCGTGCAGATCGGCGACGCCGCCCAGGTGGCCGCCAGCGATCGGCAATTGACCCGCGTCACCCGCCAGGCCACCGACAGCAGCCTGCGCGCTAGCACCCTCGACGTCAGCGCCCCGGCCGACAACGGCGGCACCCTGGCGTTGCCGGGCCACGAAGGCAATGCGGGGGCGATCACTCAGGTGGCGCCCGTGCAGGTGGCGGGCGCCACCCAGAGCGTGGTCGCCACGGGGCCGGACCTGAGCGTACCGGCACAGCCGCTTGCCCCGCGCGATCCGCTGGCCAGCGTGACTTCGCCGATTGTCGATAGCACGACCGCCACACCCCCAGCGACGACCGCTACGGCGGTGGCCAGCCAGACCGTGGCCCGGGTCCAGGGCCTGCCGGACAGCTCGTTCAAGCCGAGCCCGCAGAAGTACCTGGTCGAGACCAATCCGGTGCTCACCGAACTGAAACAGTTCATGAGTTCGGACTATCTGCTGGCCAACCTGGGCTATGACCCCGACCAGAGCCAGAAGCGCCTGGGGGATGGTTTCTATGAGCAGAAGCTGATCCAGCAAGCGGTGGTCGCCCGCACGGGCCAACGGTTCATCGATGGCCAGACCTCGGACGAAAAACTCTTCAAGTACCTGATGGACAACGCCATCAGCAGCAAACAGCAGTTGGGCCTGTCGATGGGCGTGACGCTGACCTCGCAGCAGGTCGCGGCCCTGACCCACGACATCGTCTGGCTCGAAGAGCACGAAGTGAACGGCGAGAAGGTGCTGGTGCCGGTGGTGTACCTGGCCCAGGCCGAAGGCCGCCTGGGGCCGACCGGTGCCTTGATTGCCGGTAACGATGTGTCGTTGATCGCCGGACAGAACCTCGACAACGTCGGCACCCTGCGTGCGACCCACAACCTGTCCGCCACGGCCGGCAAGGACCTGGTCAACAGTGGGCTGATCGAGGCGGGCAACCGCCTGGACCTGCTGGCGGGCAACGACATCGTCAACAAGGCGGGCGGCATCATCGCCGGGCGCGACGTGACCATGACCGCGATCGGCGGCGACGTGCGCAACGAGCGCAGCGTCACCGCGGTGGACAGCCTGGTCCGCGGCTATTCGCACAAGGATTACGCCGACAGCGCGGCGCGTATCGAAGCTGCCAACGACATGCGCATTTCCGCCGGTCGTGACATCAGCAACCCGGGCAGCGTGCTGCAAAGCGGCCGCGACATGAGCCTGAGCGCGGGGCGTGACGTCAACCTGCTGGCCACCGAGCTCAACAGCAGCCTGGTGCTGGGCCGTAAACACTACAGCAGCGACGTCACCCAGCTCGGCTCCGACGTCAGCGCCGGCCGCGACCTGAGCGTCAGGGCGGGGCGCGACATCAGCGCCATCGCCAGCCAGATCGATGCCCAGCGCGACATCACCATGGCGGCCACCGAAAACCTGACACTGTCCTCGGCGGCCGACGAGCAGCATTCCTACGAAAAGACCAAGAAAGTCACCCGCCAGGAAGACCACGTCAGCCAGGTCGCCACCACCCTCGGCGCCGGGGGCGACATCGCACTCAGCGCCGGCAAGGACATGGCGCTGATCTCCAGCCGCATCACCGCGGGCGATGAAGCCTACCTGGTGGCCGGCGACAAGCTCGAACTGCTGGCAGCGCAAGACAGCGACTACTCGTTGTACGACATGAAGAAAAAGGGCTCCTTCGGCTCGAAGAAAACCAAGCGCGACGAAGTCACCGATGTGAAAAACATCGGCAGCGAAATCAAGACCGGCGGCGACCTGACCCTGGTCAGCGGCGGCGACCAGAAATACCAGGCGGCGAAGCTGGAGAGCGGTGAGGACATCACGCTGCAAAGTGGTGGGCAGATCACCTTCGAGGGGGTGAAGGACCTGCATCAGGAGAGTCACGAGAAGAGCAGCAACAGCCTGTCGTGGACCAGCGCCAAGGGCAAAGGCAACACCGATGAAACCCTGCGCCAAAGTGAACTCGTTGCTCAGGGGCAGCTCGCTATTCGTGCTGCCAACAAGATCAATATCGATATTAAACAGATCGATCAAAAGACCGTCAGCGAAACAATCGACATCATGGTTAAGGCCGAGCCTCAGTTAGCTTGGCTCAAACAGGCCGAAGCCAATGGACAGGTGGACTGGCGGGTGGTCAAGGAAATTCATGACAGCTGGGATTATAAAAACTCCGGATTAGGCGCAGCTCCTGCCCTGATTATCTCCATCGTGGCGAGCTTTTATCTCGGACCATTGGCTGGTTCGTTAGCTAGCAACTTTGCTGTAGGAACCATCAATGGTGGTGGCGATATTGGTGCCGGCCTAAAAGCTGCAACCAGTAAGCAAGCCATCAAGGGCTATGCCACGCAGTGGGTAACAAGCGGAGTCCTGTCTGGAGTAGACAATGCTGTGGGTGGTTGGAATACCGATGGCGCAATGATTCTGAAAGCTGATGGCCTCAACAATCCTGGCTACTCGTCGGGTATGTTGGATTGGAATACGGTCAGTGAGAATGTGCTTCGCAGTGGCGCGCATGCTCTGATCACTGGTGGAGTCAATACGGCGATCAATGGCGGCAGTTTAAAGGACAACCTTGCCACTGCTGCTGTCTCCGAAGGTCTGGATTTAACCGCAGCCTTTGGCAATAAACAGATCGGTGATTTGGCGGACTACCTGAAGGTAAGTCCCGGGTCGGCGCAGAAAATTCTGATGCACGCAGTCTTGGGTGGAGCACTTTCAGCTGCCAAGGGCGGAGACTTTAAAACAGGGGCAATTGCTGGTGCAGCGGCAGAGGGGTTGACGGCAGCAGCTACTGAAGGTCTGGGGAAATATCTGGACTCTCGGTTTACTACCG
This portion of the Pseudomonas sp. MRSN 12121 genome encodes:
- a CDS encoding filamentous hemagglutinin N-terminal domain-containing protein, with the protein product MDVRHFAFLARQPSAALQTREHFCGMPKRGLAFVLANALFWQPLWAQAEGIVVSAPGTSLGQAGNGVPIVNIATPNGSGLSHNQFQDYNVGQQGLILNNATDRTQNTQLGGLIVGNPNLKGSAASVILNEVNGGSPSQLRGYTEVAGQSAHVIVANPYGISCNGCGFINTPKATLTTGKPVIENGQLGRYQVDQGQVSIEGEGLNANNVDSFEIITRSAKINARIQARNLALVAGRNDVDARTLDATARADDGSAKPELAIDSSALGGMYAGAIKLVGSEAGVGVKLDGKLIASGGDIQLDANGQLRMVEASASGAVNVKAASLDAQGPVYAGSTLEVQTRGDLTSRQNLAARDRIALSAGGRLSNGGIIEAGVNADNSRNANGDVSLVAQDLDNSGQSVVASRRLTIATAQTLTNQGGTLSAGQGASLKAGTLDNRNQGRVLSSADLNLEADRLLNARGGLVSSNAQLHANLTALDNTAGEISSLAGVMLNVAALDNVAGLIAAGSTLDINASGAFNNQAGRLAARQDLQLVAASLDNSRQGSIASQGSLGLTTRGALDNHQAGQIQSTGRAQVTSASLDNHQGGVLSSSDALSLTSGQVNNSEGGRIASAMALTASVSGLDQHDLGQLSGVSGLTLDLNNGLLDNRNALISTPGALLLKNLNAVANQKGEISSRQAFTLAAGSLDNSAGKVLSEQALTLRIARALDNSGALISASALDLQADSLNNRQGTINAVAGLDLLLAGRLDNQGGKLRGSDLSVQVGALDNRQGQVVADASLTLGSQGAIDNASGSMTAGQAASVRGASLDNNQGTLLGGSTLTAKIAGQLLNQAGLLSANALLSLDSASLDNQLKGRIVSQADVTLKTAGTLDNRGGSVNAGGGLTLNANRVDNRQGGSLSAARGASLGIDYLDNQGGKVASQSDLHLTGTTLDNQGGQVLANGDLDLALVQLDNRFAGRLSGQAAVTLKAARLNNGEGGNLYAKGLLDLALSEHLLNARGTLKGDGALLLKAGSLNNDGGQLASVKGMQLTSLGTLSNLGGSLTSGDTLDLVSGQLNNGAAGTISSTKTLTASVSGLDQQGGKLFSNTGLTLDLNNGQLNNRDGLINAPGALLLKNLNAVDNRGGEISSDQGFTLAAQTLDNTDGTLGSHQALIVRIERNLDNLRGRVSGNGLALQAASVDNSAGSIDSDADLSLTVAQAVTNQGGELSSAGVSTLKAASLDNARGKLKGDLGLSIDLGGALNNQGGLLGSGKALTLQAGSLDNRAAGVVLAVDGALTGKIGGAVDNREQGKFKAAAGIDMTTGSLDNRGGSLAGEGRLTLRSDLADNRGGLIQAGQDLELQVKQLDNRDKGVVSGKAAIAYEGVRLDNSGGLLSAVGPLTLKAREAINARGRIASQGDLSATLDSLEQQGGTLVAQGSLLLTGNSLDNRNGGLVGSTNAMTLNVDQVDNRAGEISSTASSLEQTGQRLDNSEGGKLLAATDLRLTVAQVINQSKGRLVGTGRTYLTGSALDNAGGSLSGLKGLDIRLDGALLNNSGSLSSEGGLTLTAASLDNTAGKLGSAGVLSVSSLGALLNQGGSILTEQGLILASERLDNSQGGVINGKGATRITTGALDNHQGGRLTSDDTLDLSAAQVDNGASGRIASEKALTASIAGLNQHGGEFFSKTRLHLDLNHGRLDNQGGLINGPLLVLDNVKEVANQNGEISSAQAFALSTQSLDNSGGKLLSQQGLSLRVAQALNNRNGSISAASLDSRSASLDNSHGLISSRGEIDLGVSQSWTNQEGKLIGDGKVLLAANSLDNRKGSVAGKADLVATLSTLDNRDGQLIASGALDLAGAALDNRDNGLVGATKALKLEVDSIDNRGGELSAGADIGLTARRLDNSDNGQILAAMGLRMSLDQLLNRNRGLIEAKAALSLDGQTLDNSAGRLLSGQDLRLGLGGDLTNEQGLISSEGRLDVGSASLGNTGGSLSSAGVLKVDSRGALGNQGGQLLSDSGIELRSASLDNRQQGVISGKGTVGVTTGAFDNSQGGRLNSGDSLDLSAGQVSNRSGGSIGSAKALTANVASLDQASGKLFSNTSLTLDLNQGQLNNQGGLINAPALLLRNLKGVDNQGGEISSAQAFSLAAERLDNSNGKLLGNQGVTLRVDQALTNLKGQIAAAALDVRAASLDNAEGSLNSRSDLKLNVAGLLSNRNKGLINAAQDLTLASADLDNQGGTVLGGRAATLDAMALNNSGNGLINSQGTLDLTASSLDSSSGGEVSAKGGISLKLGRLTQNGGRLLGDSTVRLDLAGGDLDNRNGLLSAKGPLSIERLRDLDNQAGEISSGQSFDLVARTLNNNAGQLISNGQLGVRGDTLLNQGGLISGWQGLTVNGGSLDNRSSGTLSSRSGDLTVNLGGALLNSGAGALVSQKALTVNAASLDNRAGILSSGAGQQLTVDGLLNNAQGGSIDSGMTLTLRAMALNNGGSIGARQALSLTGTTLDNSGGSLASNGAVNLDLLGNLTNTNGKLASGGPLVISRSNRIDNQGGQLVSQGLLSVLTGGLDNRNRGTVASSDNLLLNTSGAVQNSGDGLIYSQNGNLQLNAASLANARGTVQSQGALTLAVNGDIDNQSGRLLASNGDLVVTANNLDNRGGTLASLKGALDVRIVGVLKNGYDLGNNRQGGIAQAERLSLSALGGIDNYGGRISAQSGDALVTTANFDNRNGGLYAKGLVKVSANDFDNSGDNDGQIAGNRIDLNLNGHLNNRLGIIESDSSLSVRAASLDNQTGQLRALGTSGKTDLQIGGLFDNRNGTLESANSDLTLNAASLQNQGGSVLHVGSGTFDISTANLTQAGGSLVTRGGLTLAADSWTNSSVIQAGRLTINVNHLTQTGSGQLLASTSLTGTGGNWVNDGLIASDGTASLTLGGSYSGNGRYSSLGDLGLAAGSVGLGLAGSVASGGTATINVGGPLTNYGRLTSAAGMQLNAGSINNFGTLGGSGDLRLGTASLLNQNGLVFSGGDMSLNVANLTNQNGDLYGLGNVTIGGYGGAARAAVVENISGSMESLGNFALNADAFRNRTDGAVASGSRKLKSGFIANICNDCKGGSYTFTLSAREIYESMDNDTSASAVLTAGKDFVFQGGSFLNSKSTISAGGNINITADSLQNIGAQNGTIERTRLYKVYGMGSGATGQFFSDVVMPYNQRNNPDFPYVYYLDLADNIHKAIPKSTRYREGGRDGESYAVVSLKDADTGATVDTRGVYNIVLSGLKYGFENNTPSLYDPNNLLELPSQLSQYTLLSDVEVAKDSSGAASTAGSRNAVIQAGGNVSITAAKDLQNSVIHQDYSVAGGTNKVVDTRVSGTGTTVVRINSQLPPDRAQQQVNPLSLPGFSLPTGANGLFRLSAQGGAERQATQAATGPQNWTLGSASVSSVQRQQNLPDIQARSVQIGDAAQVAASDRQLTRVTRQATDSSLRASTLDVSAPADNGGTLALPGHEGNAGAITQVAPVQVAGATQSVVATGPDLSVPAQPLAPRDPLASVTSPIVDSTTATPPATTATAVASQTVARVQGLPDSSFKPSPQKYLVETNPVLTELKQFMSSDYLLANLGYDPDQSQKRLGDGFYEQKLIQQAVVARTGQRFIDGQTSDEKLFKYLMDNAISSKQQLGLSMGVTLTSQQVAALTHDIVWLEEHEVNGEKVLVPVVYLAQAEGRLGPTGALIAGNDVSLIAGQNLDNVGTLRATHNLSATAGKDLVNSGLIEAGNRLDLLAGNDIVNKAGGIIAGRDVTMTAIGGDVRNERSVTAVDSLVRGYSHKDYADSAARIEAANDMRISAGRDISNPGSVLQSGRDMSLSAGRDVNLLATELNSSLVLGRKHYSSDVTQLGSDVSAGRDLSVRAGRDISAIASQIDAQRDITMAATENLTLSSAADEQHSYEKTKKVTRQEDHVSQVATTLGAGGDIALSAGKDMALISSRITAGDEAYLVAGDKLELLAAQDSDYSLYDMKKKGSFGSKKTKRDEVTDVKNIGSEIKTGGDLTLVSGGDQKYQAAKLESGEDITLQSGGQITFEGVKDLHQESHEKSSNSLSWTSAKGKGNTDETLRQSELVAQGQLAIRAANKINIDIKQIDQKTVSETIDIMVKAEPQLAWLKQAEANGQVDWRVVKEIHDSWDYKNSGLGAAPALIISIVASFYLGPLAGSLASNFAVGTINGGGDIGAGLKAATSKQAIKGYATQWVTSGVLSGVDNAVGGWNTDGAMILKADGLNNPGYSSGMLDWNTVSENVLRSGAHALITGGVNTAINGGSLKDNLATAAVSEGLDLTAAFGNKQIGDLADYLKVSPGSAQKILMHAVLGGALSAAKGGDFKTGAIAGAAAEGLTAAATEGLGKYLDSRFTTDDQFKVGTAQIIGVLAGALANGDPETASWVAGNAERYNAQVHREAAARLKTGFDALHSEGKYLDLQPQDVLVDLQKIVDGEKDRSKLNPRVVEFLNQFPPAQLRDLFFEPTEKERLVMLGIELGFPSITGKGKAAVTVGEKLTKEALEVVEKKFGEALGAKAISGGLGPMYRKADSPQLEKILTSYFGADKTGTRIGNGGLADALRYEKQSGVLLSDSGHAQKAVEMQTRLNNFIRKADNQPPGSYPNTQRDIEYAHELLRDLSNALKR